Proteins encoded together in one Camelina sativa cultivar DH55 chromosome 9, Cs, whole genome shotgun sequence window:
- the LOC104713850 gene encoding 40S ribosomal protein S11-1-like isoform X2 — protein sequence MAEQTEKAFLKQPKVFLSSKKSGKGKRPGKGGNRFWKNIGLGFKTPREATEGAYIDKKCPFTGTVSIRGRILAGTCHSAKMQRTIIVRRNYLHFVKKYQRYEKRHSNIPAHVSPCFRVKEGDHTFVKDGEV from the exons ATGGCGGAGCAG ACGGAGAAGGCGTTTTTGAAGCAACCAAAGGTCTTCTTGAG tTCGAAGAAATCTGGTAAAGGCAAGAGACCTGGTAAGGGAGGTAATCGTTTCTGGAAGAACATTGGTCTTGGTTTCAAGACTCCCAGAGAAGCTACTGAAG GTGCTTACATTGACAAGAAATGTCCCTTTACTGGCACGGTTTCTATTAGAGGTCGTATCTTAGCAGGAACATGTCACAGTGCGAAAATGCAGAGGACAATCATTGTTCGGAGGAACTATCTTCATTTTGTTAAGAAGTATCAGAG GTATGAGAAAAGGCATTCAAACATCCCTGCTCATGTCTCACCGTGTTTCCGTGTCAAAGAAGGAGATCAT ACCTTTGTCAAAGACGGTGAGGTTTAA
- the LOC104713849 gene encoding uncharacterized protein LOC104713849, with protein sequence MVEMMMRRQASKFPLKLEMVEDSLEDEHAPLYKRAKLWSNGTGVSKFNLLEEPSPLGLSLRKSPSFLELVQMRLSQSGDDTKSETSCVKKESFGFGFGVGTVEKFKASNFHATVLRIGQWEYKAMHDGDLVAKCYFATHKLVWELLEHGLKSKIEIQWSDIMSLKANLPEDEPGTLSIVLARPPLFYREIDPLPRKHTTWNPTSDFTDGHASMNRKHVLQCPPGILDKHFEKLVQCDHRLFCLSRQPEINLPSPFFDSRTSIFENPSMSGSNNMAYPVGAQSSSEHVSLSHDALSPSSVMDAHAIEGVGSSVKSRNKNGWSQKKVPGLPQSISMNDFLTLLDQGCENNQEFEEMKQFLLSDTLPETSDEKSVMSKVNSFCNLLQIAANSQLNIETCDTEGGKRVVDLASSSKPLQGMSRIDSFSDLLGHLPPITSLPKVLFKISEED encoded by the exons ATGGTTGAAATGATGATGAGACGTCAAGCTTCGAAGTTTCCTTTGAAGCTAGAGATGGTTGAAGATTCTCTTGAAGATGAACATGCTCCTCTCTACAAACGTGCTAAG CTATGGAGCAATGGAACAGGGGTGTCTAAGTTTAACTTACTTGAGGAGCCAAGTCCTTTGGGGTTGAGTTTAAGAAAGAGCCCTTCTTTTCTAGAACTGGTTCAGATGAGGCTTTCTCAAAGTGGTGACGACACAAAGTCGGAAACTAGTTGTGTTAAGAAAgagagttttggttttggttttggtgttggAACCGTTGAAAAGTTTAAAGCTTCTAACTTTCATGCTACGGTTCTTAGGATTGGTCAATGGGAG taTAAGGCGATGCATGATGGTGATCTGGTAGCGAAATGCTACTTTGCAACACACAAACTTGTATGGGAATTGTTGGAACATGGTCTTAAGAGCAAGATTGAGATTCAGTGGTCTGATATTATGTCTCTAAAGGCTAATTTGCCTGAAGATGAACCTGGAACGCTGTCCATCGTG CTGGCTAGGCCGCCTTTGTTTTACAGGGAAATTGATCCGCTGCCTAGAAAGCATACTACGTGGAATCCGACATCAGATTTTACTGATGGTCACGCCAGCATGAACAG GAAACATGTTCTGCAGTGTCCCCCAGGGATATTGGACAAACATTTCGAGAAGCTTGTCCAATGTGATCATCGTCTGTTCTGTTTAAGTCGACAGCCAGAGATAAATTTGCCCTCACCGTTCTTTGATTCACGGACATCTATATTTGAGAATCCCTCCATGTCTGGATCTAATAATATGGCATATCCTGTTGGAGCTCAGTCATCATCAGAACATGTGTCTCTCTCTCATGATGCACTATCTCCTAGCTCAG tGATGGATGCTCATGCAATTGAAGGAGTTGGTTCGTCTGTTAAATCGAGGAACAAAAACGGTTGGAGTCAGAAAAAAGTGCCTGGCCTACCCCAATCTATCTCGATGAACGATTTCCTTACACTATTGGATCAAGGTTGTGAGAACAACCAAGAGTTTGAGGAAATGAAACAGTTTCTGCTAAGTGACACCTTACCCGAGACATCAGATGAGAAGTCTGTCATGTCTAAGGTGAATTCTTTCTGCAACCTCTTGCAAATTGCTGCAAACTCGCAGCTCAATATCGAGACTTGTGATACCGAAGGAGGCAAAAGAGTTGTTGATCTTGCTTCAAGCAGCAAGCCACTACAGGGCATGTCAAGGATAGACTCATTCAGTGATTTGTTGGGACACCTTCCCCCGATCACATCCCTCCCAAAGGTATTGTTCAAAATTTCAGAAGAAGATTAG
- the LOC104713850 gene encoding 40S ribosomal protein S11-3-like isoform X1, whose translation MAEQTEKAFLKQPKVFLSSKKSGKGKRPGKGGNRFWKNIGLGFKTPREATEGAYIDKKCPFTGTVSIRGRILAGTCHSAKMQRTIIVRRNYLHFVKKYQRYEKRHSNIPAHVSPCFRVKEGDHVIIGQCRPLSKTVRFNVLKVIPAGSSAIGKKAFTGV comes from the exons ATGGCGGAGCAG ACGGAGAAGGCGTTTTTGAAGCAACCAAAGGTCTTCTTGAG tTCGAAGAAATCTGGTAAAGGCAAGAGACCTGGTAAGGGAGGTAATCGTTTCTGGAAGAACATTGGTCTTGGTTTCAAGACTCCCAGAGAAGCTACTGAAG GTGCTTACATTGACAAGAAATGTCCCTTTACTGGCACGGTTTCTATTAGAGGTCGTATCTTAGCAGGAACATGTCACAGTGCGAAAATGCAGAGGACAATCATTGTTCGGAGGAACTATCTTCATTTTGTTAAGAAGTATCAGAG GTATGAGAAAAGGCATTCAAACATCCCTGCTCATGTCTCACCGTGTTTCCGTGTCAAAGAAGGAGATCATGTGATCATTGGGCAATGCAG ACCTTTGTCAAAGACGGTGAGGTTTAATGTCCTTAAGGTCATTCCAGCTGGGAGTTCTGCTATAGGGAAGAAAGCATTCACTGGAGTGTAG
- the LOC104713851 gene encoding DNA-directed RNA polymerase 3, chloroplastic: MASAAAASPSLSLNQTSHFQHQTSLFTCLKPPSSPALFRRKTLPFFQRHSLPISASSSSSSSSSSSTSLSVHEKPISNSVHFHGNLIESFENQDSSYAGAIKGASLVEELENPVERNGLSGRRRLFMQDPPWISALFLKGLSKMVDQTVKIEHKDIDKRKFDSLRRRQVKEETEAWEKMVDEYRDLEKEMCEKNLAPNLPYVKHMFLGWFQPLKDVIEREQKLQKNKSKKVRAAYAPHIELLPADKMAVIVMHKMMGLVMSGHEDGCIQVVQAAVSIGIAIEQEVRIHNFLKRTRKNNAGDSQEELKEKQLLRKRVNSLIRRKRIIDALKVVKSEGTKPWGRATQAKLGSRLLELLIETAYVQPPLTQSGDSIPEFRPAFRHTFKTVTKYPGSKLVRRYGVIECDSLLLAGLDKSAKHMLIPYVPMLVPPKRWKGYDKGGYLFLPSYIMRTHGSKKQQDALRDISHKTAHRVFEALDTLGNTKWRVNRKILDVVERLWADGGNIAGLVNREDVPIPEKPSSEDPDEIQAWKWSVRKANKINRERHSLRCDVELKLSVARKMKDEEGFYYPHNLDFRGRAYPMHPHLNHLSSDLCRGTLEFAEGRPLGKSGLHWLKIHLANLYAGGVEKLSHDARLAFVENHLDDIIDSAENTIHGKRWWLKAEDPFQCLAACVILTQALKSPSPYSVISHLPIHQDGSCNGLQHYAALGRDSFEAAAVNLVAGDKPADVYSEISRRVHEIMKKDSSKDPESNPTAALAKILITQVDRKLVKQTVMTSVYGVTYVGAREQIKRRLEEKGVITDERMLFAAACYSAKVTLAALGEIFEAARAIMSWLGDCAKIIASDNHPVRWITPLGLPVVQPYCRSERHLIRTSLQVLALQREGNTVDVRKQRTAFPPNFVHSLDGTHMMMTAVACREAGLNFAGVHDSYWTHACDVDTMNRILREKFVELYNTPILEDLLQSFQEAYPNLVFPPVPKRGDFDLKEVLKSQYFFN, translated from the exons ATGGCTTCCGCTGCGGCggcttctccttctctctcctTAAACCAAACCTCTCATTTCCAACACCAAACTTCCCTCTTCACCTGCCTTAAACCTCCTTCCTCCCCCGCCCTCTTCCGCCGCAAAACCCTTCCTTTCTTCCAACGCCACTCACTTCCGATTtcagcttcctcttcttcttcttcttcctcctcctcttctacTTCTCTCTCTGTTCACGAGAAACCCATTTCGAATTCCGTTCATTTCCACGGCAATCTCATCGAGAGCTTCGAGAATCAGGACTCCTCATACGCCGGAGCCATTAAAGGAGCGAGCTTGGTTGAGGAGCTTGAGAATCCGGTAGAAAGGAATGGGCTTTCTGGTCGGAGGAGGCTGTTTATGCAAGACCCACCGTGGATCTCTGCTTTGTTTCTCAAGGGTTTGAGTAAAATGGTTGATCAGACTGTTAAAATTGAGCACAAAGACATCGATAAGAGGAAGTTTGATTCTTTGAGGAGACGTCAAGTGAAGGAAGAGACTGAAGCGTGGGAGAAGATGGTTGATGAGTACAGAGatttggagaaggagatgtgTGAGAAGAATCTAGCTCCGAATTTGCCTTATGTGAAACATATGTTCTTAGGGTGGTTTCAACCGTTGAAAGATGTGATTGAGAGAGAGCAGAAGCTGCAGAAGAACAAGAGCAAGAAGGTTAGAGCAGCTTATGCGCCTCATATTGAGCTTTTACCTGCTGATAAAATGGCGGTTATTGTGATGCATAAGATGATGGGGTTGGTTATGTCCGGACATGAAGATGGGTGTATCCAAGTTGTTCAAGCTGCTGTCAGTATTGGCATAGCTATTGAGCAGGag GTGAGGATTCACAATTTCTTGAAGAGAACTCGGAAGAACAATGCAGGGGACTCACAAGAGGAATTGAAAGAAAAGCAATTGCTTAGGAAACGTGTTAATAGTTTGATTCGTAGGAAAAGGATCATTGATGCACTAAAAGTTGTGAAAAGTGAAGGTACCAAACCATGGGGGCGAGCTACACAAGCTAAG CTTGGAAGCCGTCTGCTAGAACTATTGATTGAAACAGCTTATGTACAACCTCCTCTTACCCAGTCAGGAGACTCTATACCCGAGTTTCGACCTGCATTCAGACACACGTTTAAAACCGTTACCAAATATCCAGG GTCAAAGCTGGTTAGGAGATATGGAGTTATTGAATGTGACTCGCTTCTCCTTGCAGGACTGGATAAGTCT GCTAAGCATATGTTAATTCCTTATGTTCCGATGTTAGTGCCACCAAAGAGATGGAAAGG ATATGACAAGGGTGGTTACTTGTTCTTACCTTCCTATATCATGCGTACTCATGGATCCAAAAAGCAGCAAGATGCACTTAGAGATATTAGTCACAAGACTGCTCATAGAGTATTTGAG GCATTGGATACACTTGGGAACACCAAGTGGAGGGTAAATAGGAAAATACTTGATGTGGTGGAGAGGCTCTGGGCTGATGGAGGCAACATCGCAGGATTAGTTAATCGTGAAGAC gtTCCCATACCAGAGAAACCATCCTCTGAGGATCCAGATGAAATCCAAGCCTGGAAGTGGAGTGTTCGAAAGGCCAACAAGATTAACAGAGAGAGACATTCTCTAAGATGTGATGTTGAGCTCAAACTTTCT GTGGCTAGAAAAATGAAAGACGAGGAAGGATTCTATTACCCTCACAATCTTGACTTCAGGGGCCGTGCATACCCAATGCATCCTCATCTGAATCATCTGAGTTCTGATCTTTGCCGTGGAACCCTGGAGTTTGCTGAAGGACGACCACTTGGAAAGTCAGGCTTGCATTGGCTGAAAATACATTTAGCAAACCTCTATGCAGGTGGTGTTGAAAAGCTCTCACATGATGCGCGTCTGGCTTTTGTGGAAAACCATTTGGATGATATAATAGATTCAGCTGAAAATACTATACATGGAAAACGATGGTGGTTAAAGGCTGAAGATCCGTTTCAGTGTCTAGCTGCATGTGTTATTCTGACACAAGCCTTGAAAAGCCCTTCACCTTATTCAGTAATTTCCCATTTGCCTATTCATCAG GATGGGTCGTGCAATGGTCTACAGCATTATGCAGCTTTAGGAAGAGATAGT TTTGAAGCTGCGGCAGTTAATCTAGTTGCAGGAGACAAACCAGCTGATGTCTATTCTGAAATTTCACGGAG AGTCCATGAAATAATGAAGAAGGACAGCAGTAAGGATCCTGAGTCAAACCCAACCGCCGCATTGGCAAAGATCCTTATCACTCAA GTCGACAGAAAGCTAGTAAAGCAGACGGTAATGACGTCAGTATATGGTGTCACCTATGTTGGAGCGcgtgaacaaataaaaagaagattagAAGAGAAAGGTGTTATCACTGACGAGAGAATGTTATTTGCTGCTGCTTGCTATTCTGCAAAA GTGACTCTAGCTGCCCTTGGAGAAATATTTGAAGCGGCACGTGCCATTATGAGTTGGCTTGGTGATTGTGCAAAG ATAATTGCTTCCGATAATCATCCAGTGAGATGGATCACACCTCTTGGGCTTCCTGTTGTGCAACCCTATTGCAGAAGTGAAAGACATCTG ATAAGAACATCTCTTCAGGTTTTGGCTCTGCAGCGAGAAGGTAACACG GTGGATGTTAGGAAACAAAGAACTGCGTTTCCTCCAAATTTTGTGCACTCATTGGACGGCACTCACATGATGATGACTGCAGTCGCATGTCGAGAGGCTGGCCTAAACTTTGCAG GTGTGCATGACTCCTACTGGACCCATGCATGTGATGTTGACACAATGAACAGAATACTAAGGGAGAAATTTGTTGAGCTTTACAACACACCGATCCTTGAAGAT TTGCTCCAAAGTTTCCAAGAAGCATACCCGAATCTCGTGTTTCCTCCAGTACCGAAGAGAGGGGATTTTGATTTAAAGGAAGTGCTCAAATCACAGTACTTCTTCAACTGA